A genomic region of Gossypium hirsutum isolate 1008001.06 chromosome D01, Gossypium_hirsutum_v2.1, whole genome shotgun sequence contains the following coding sequences:
- the LOC121213835 gene encoding tabersonine 6,7-epoxidase — protein MEFQFPCVPLITFLIFFFTIVRILKISSKAKKPNLNKLPPGPWKLPLIGNLHQLFTSFPHHTLRDLSNKYGALMQLQLGEVPTVVISSARVAEQVFKTHDTIFSQRPHVLACEVMSYNCKAIVFTPYGNYWKQMRKICTMELLSPTRVQSFQSIRTEEVTDFIKSIALSEGSAINLSEKIFSLSYGITARATFGKKTKSQEEFIRIVKETNKLSGAICLADMYPSSGVLKLISGTRIKAEKLHQASDKILENIVNEHKEKRNKADHQGVEADLIDVLLQLQQQDDLEFPLGNNSIKAVMKDIFAAGSETSATTVEWAMSELLKNPKLMKKAQNEVRRVFGENITSLNEEKIQELKFLRLIVKETLRLHPPALLILRQSRENCVINGYEIAAKAKVLVNAWAIQRDPFYWKDAEEFYPERFSENSMDFRGKNFEYIPFGAGRRICPGILFGIHGIELPLASLLYHFDWKLPNGMKFEDLEMTESFGLTARRKDDLFLIPVPYCALK, from the exons ATGGAGTTTCAATTTCCATGTGTTCCCCTCATTACTTTCCTAATTTTCTTCTTCACCATTGTAAGAATCCTGAAAATATCATCAAAAGCCAAGAAACCCAACCTCAATAAGCTTCCCCCAGGTCCATGGAAATTACCTCTCATAGGTAACTTGCATCAACTCTTTACTTCTTTTCCCCATCACACCCTAAGAGATTTATCCAACAAATACGGAGCTTTGATGCAGCTTCAGCTTGGAGAAGTTCCCACCGTTGTAATCTCATCTGCAAGAGTTGCCGAACAGGTTTTTAAAACTCATGATACCATCTTTTCTCAAAGGCCTCATGTCCTAGCTTGTGAGGTTATGTCATACAACTGTAAAGCAATCGTATTTACACCGTATGGTAACTATTGGAAACAAATGAGAAAAATCTGCACCATGGAACTTTTGAGCCCGACCCGAGTCCAATCATTTCAGTCAATCAGAACAGAAGAGGTGACAGATTTCATCAAATCCATAGCTTTGAGTGAAGGGTCTGCGATCAATCTTAGTGAGAAAATTTTTTCACTGTCATATGGGATAACAGCGAGGGCTACCTttgggaagaaaacaaaaagcCAAGAGGAATTTATAAGGATCGTCAAAGAAACTAATAAGCTCTCAGGTGCTATCTGTTTAGCTGATATGTATCCTTCTAGTGGAGTGCTGAAACTGATTAGTGGAACCAGGATTAAAGCGGAGAAACTACACCAGGCTTCGGATAAGATCCTTGAAAACATTGTTAATGAACATAAAGAGAAGAGAAACAAGGCAGATCATCAAGGGGTTGAAGCTGATTTGATTGATGTTCTCCTTCAGCTTCAACAGCAAGATGACCTTGAATTCCCTTTGGGAAATAACAGCATAAAAGCTGTCATGAAG GACATATTTGCTGCTGGGAGCGAGACATCAGCCACAACAGTAGAATGGGCGATGTCTGAACTATTGAAAAATCCAAAACTGATGAAAAAGGCACAAAATGAAGTAAGAAGAGTCTTCGGGGAAAACATTACCTCATTAAACGAAGAAAAGATTCAGGAGCTGAAATTCTTAAGATTAATAGTGAAAGAAACTTTGAGGTTGCACCCTCCTGCGCTTTTAATTCTAAGGCAATCTCGTGAAAATTGTGTGATAAATGGATATGAGATCGCTGCCAAAGCTAAAGTCCTTGTAAATGCATGGGCTATACAAAGAGATCCCTTTTACTGGAAAGATGCTGAGGAGTTTTACCCTGAAAGATTCTCGGAAAACTCCAtggattttagaggaaaaaacTTTGAGTATATCCCATTTGGTGCTGGAAGAAGAATTTGTCCTGGTATTTTGTTCGGGATACACGGTATTGAGTTACCACTTGCGAGTTTGCTGTACCATTTTGATTGGAAGCTCCCAAATGGGATGAAGTTTGAAGATCTGGAAATGACTGAATCATTTGGCTTAACTGCAAGAAGAAAAGATGATTTGTTCTTAATCCCCGTTCCTTATTGTGCATTGAAATAA
- the LOC121213549 gene encoding uncharacterized mitochondrial protein AtMg00810-like codes for MFRELGTSFVSKVRIGNGEFIEAKGKGKTVICTESGNKTILEVLFVPDIDQNLLSVGQLLEKGYFLIFEGKTCVIKDSFGQELVTIDMHDRSFTLDVNQLEANAHIALADESYETLYRQVVGSLQYLCLTRLDLSFVINKVSQYMHQPHDVHWTTVKRILRYVRGTIDYGLLLQESSMSLTRFCDADWASSLEDRKSTFGFCLYLGDNLVGWMSKKQSVVSQFNSEAGYWSLANATSELAWFRSLLDEIGVKLSGTPIFGVIMLALFPWLQIQYYMLRLSMLN; via the exons ATGTTTAGGGAGTTAGGCACCAGTTTTGTGTCTAAAGTCAGAATTGGGAATGGTGAGTTCATTGAGGCCAAAGGAAAAGGCAAGACTGTGATCTGCACTGAATCAGGTAACAAAACCATTTTAGAAGTTCTTTTTGTACCTGATATTGACCAAAATTTACTTAGTGTTGGTCAGTTGTTAGAGAAGGGTTACTTCCTTATTTTTGAAGGAAAGACTTGTGTGATCAAGGATTCTTTTGGTCAAGAGCTAGTGACAATAGATATGCATGACAGATCTTTCACTTTAGACGTGAATCAGTTAGAAGCAAATGCACATATTGCTTTGGCTGATGAATCAT ATGAAACTCTCTATAGACAGGTTGTGGGGAGTTTGCAATATTTGTGTTTGACCAGGCTTGACTTGTCGTTTGTCATCAACAAAGTCAGTCAATACATGCATCAACCTCATGATGTGCATTGGACAACAGTGAAGCGTATTCTTCGGTATGTTAGGGGCACAATTGATTATGGTTTGTTGTTGCAAGAGTCTAGTATGAGCTTAACTAGGTTTTGTGATGCTGATTGGGCTAGTTCACTAGAAGATCGCAAGTCTACTTTCGGTTTTTGTTTGTATCTTGGTGATAACCTTGTTGGTTGGATGTCGAAGAAACAAAGTGTGGTGTCTCAGTTTAATTCTGAGGCAGGATATTGGAGTTTAGCAAATGCCACATCTGAGTTGGCGTGGTTTCGCTCACTATTGGATGAGATAGGTGTCAAGTTGAGTGGTACACCAATATTTGGTGTGATAATGCTAGCACTGTTTCCTTGGCTGCAAATCCAGTACTACATGCTAAGGTTAAGCATGTTGAATTAG
- the LOC121213838 gene encoding premnaspirodiene oxygenase produces MDIQFKLLPLSFTFLAFIFMVLKLWMRSKKKDSPKNLPPAPLKLPLIGHLHLLMVSLPHHRLTELAKRHGSLMHLQLGELSHIVVSSPEAAKEVMKTHDINFANRPHLLAAEIMLYNFSDIGFTPYGSHWRQLRKVCTLELLSTKRVQSFRSIREEEVSSLITSIFCNTGSEINFGELLCNLSYNITLRTTLVGRCKLQHETFIPIVKEFVEALGGFSITDLFPSIKLLPMISGMRAKLERCHHDLDMMLESIIEEHRASNANLGNSDDETDDLLDVLLNLQDHGGLEFPLTTDNIKAVILDMLIAGTETSSTAVEWAMSEMMKNPRILEKAQAEVRQVYDRTREVNESDLHELKYLKLVIKETLRLHPPLPLLIPRENSERCEINGYEIPAKTKVIVNAWAIGRDSNYWSEAERFNPERFIHSSVDYKGANFEFIPFGAGRRMCPGMSYGMAVVELSLAQLLYHFDWKLPNGMKNEDLDMTEAFGASVRRKSDLYLIPIPYRPSCAQ; encoded by the exons ATGGATATCCAATTCAAGTTGCTCCCGTTGTCCTTCACCTTCCTTGCCTTCATTTTCATGGTGTTGAAGCTATGGATGAGATCCAAAAAAAAGGACTCACCCAAAAATCTACCCCCTGCACCATTGAAACTACCTCTTATAGGGCACTTGCACCTTTTAATGGTCTCTCTCCCCCATCACCGCCTGACCGAATTAGCCAAAAGGCATGGCTCCCTGATGCACCTACAACTTGGTGAATTATCACACATTGTTGTTTCTTCTCCAGAGGCTGCTAAAGAAGTGATGAAAACACATGATATCAATTTTGCTAACAGGCCACATCTCCTTGCTGCAGAAATCATGTTGTATAATTTTTCAGATATTGGTTTTACGCCATATGGAAGCCACTGGAGGCAGCTTCGAAAAGTTTGCACATTGGAGCTGTTAAGTACGAAACGTGTACAATCATTCCGCTCAATCAGAGAAGAGGAGGTATCAAGTTTAATTACATCCATCTTTTGTAATACAGGATCTGAAATCAACTTTGGAGAACTGTTATGCAACTTATCATATAACATCACTTTAAGAACTACTTTGGTCGGAAGATGCAAGCTGCAACACGAAACATTCATTCCAATTGTCAAAGAATTTGTGGAAGCTTTAGGTGGTTTCAGTATTACCGATCTGTTTCCTTCCATCAAATTGCTTCCCATGATCAGTGGGATGAGAGCCAAACTTGAGAGGTGTCACCATGATTTGGACATGATGCTTGAAAGCATCATTGAAGAACATAGAGCTAGCAATGCAAATCTGGGAAACAGTGATGATGAAACGGATGATCTACTTGATGTTCTTCTGAATCTCCAGGATCATGGAGGCCTTGAATTTCCCTTAACGACTGACAACATCAAAGCTGTTATACTG GACATGCTCATTGCTGGGACTGAGACATCTTCAACTGCAGTAGAATGGGCAATGTCGGAAATGATGAAAAATCCTAGAATCCTTGAAAAAGCGCAAGCTGAGGTGAGGCAAGTCTATGATAGAACAAGGGAAGTCAACGAATCAGACCTTCATGAATTGAAGTACTTGAAGTTGGTTATAAAGGAAACTCTAAGATTACACCCTCCTCTACCTTTGCTAATTCCAAGAGAAAATAGTGAGAGATGTGAGATTAATGGATATGAGATACCAGCCAAGACCAAAGTGATTGTTAATGCATGGGCAATTGGAAGAGATTCCAACTACTGGAGTGAAGCCGAGAGATTCAATCCAGAGAGATTCATCCATAGTTCAGTTGACTATAAAGGGGCTAACTTCGAATTTATTCCCTTTGGTGCTGGAAGGAGGATGTGTCCTGGCATGTCATATGGTATGGCTGTTGTCGAGCTTTCCCTTGCACAATTACTGTACCATTTTGATTGGAAACTCCCTAATGGAATGAAAAATGAGGATCTGGACATGACTGAGGCTTTTGGTGCTTCTGTTAGAAGAAAAAGTGATTTGTACCTGATTCCCATTCCGTACCGCCCATCATGCGCTCAGTAG